In Planctomycetota bacterium, the sequence AGAGCATTTTCACGCCCCAGTACCCCGTGCCCGCCGCCAGCGTCCCGAGCATGCCGCATCCGATGATCAGCGGGATGACGCGGTTGAGGTTGTCGGCGAAGTAGGCGAAGAGCCCCTTGGTCCCTTCGACCACGCCCTCGTTGGCGAGCCGCTCGATCTCGGCGGCGAGCCCGATGGCTTCGGGCTGCCCGGTGACGGCGAGGCCGACGCGATACCCGGCGTAAAATATCGGCACCCAGGTGATCGGATTGCTGATCCATGTGAACAGCATCGCCACGGGGATATTGCCCCGCAGCGAGATCGAACTCATCAACGCACCGATCGTCTGGATCGGCAGGGGGATGAAGGCCCAGAACGTACCACAGGCGACGCCGCGGGCGACGGACTTGCGGTTGAGCTGCCAGAGCCGGCGGTTGCCCAGGACCGGGCCCATGACTTTTTCCACCAGCCGGCCGATCCGTGTGTTCGAGAGCTGCCCCGAGCGTCGAGGGAGGAGTTTGCGGAACAACCGGCGGGACATGATTTATCCTATTTCGGCCGATCGCCTCGCGCGCATTGCATTTCACGAGATTCAGCAACGGCGTTTTATCGGGCCGGTCTGACCCGGATCTCGTCGATGAGTTGGTCGACGAGCGTGGGGTCGAGGTGGCCGGCGTCGGGGCAGGCGGCGTTGGCGGCCCCGCAGGCCGAGGCCGTCCGGCAGGCCGTGGGCACATCGTCACCCGCCGCCATCCGCACCGCCAGCCCCGCCGCGAATGCGTCACCGCTGCCGACGCCGCTGACCGTCTCCACGCGGGCCGAGCTTACGTCCCAGAACGCCTCGCCGTCGGTGACCGCCGCGCCGCCGCTGCCCCGTGTGACGATGCACCACCGGGCACCCAACGCACAGACCTCGACCATCGCCGACCGCAGGGCCGATTGTGACTCCATGCCCCGTCTGAACGTCAAGCCAAGCTCTTCCACGTTGAGTTTCACCACCGTCGGTCGCTGTGGCAGACACGCCAGCAGCGGTTCGCCCCGGCCATCGACGATGCTCGTGACGCCCGGCGCTGCTTCGAGACAGCGTCCGTAGAAATCGTCCGCCACGCCGCCGGCCAGCGACCCGCTGAGTAGCAACGCCGAGCAGCCGCCGGGCATGTGCAACAGCGTGTCGAGCAGGGCGGCCCCGTCGCGTTCGGTCACGTCGGCCGGCTCTTCGATGAACTCCGTGGCCCGGCGTTGTTCGCGGTCGACGACGGTGACGCACAACCGCGTCTGGGGCGTGACCTCGATGAACGCGTGTTCGATCCCGGCGGTGTCGAGATCCCGGCGGATCATCCGGCCACGCTCGCCCCCGACAAATCCCAGGCACCGCACGGATTCGCCGAGCGTGTGTAGGACACGGGCGACATTGATGGACTTGCCGCTGGCAAAGTCGTGGACCGATCGCGCCCGTAACACACCGCCGGGCCGCACCCGGTCGAAAGTCATTGTGCGCTGCACGGTGGGAGTGGTGCCGAGCGTAAGAAACACGCGAGTGGTGTAGTCGCAAGTCGGGGTGGTTGCAATCGACGCTGCCGAAGGGTTTAGCGGGTTATCGCTTGATCACCGACCACGCGAACTTGGGACCGGCCTTGGGGCCTCGGACGAATCCGTTGTACGCCTGCGCCGCCGTGGCGCCAGCGTCGATGTAAGCGTCGAAGTGCTCGTGTCGGAAGACCCCGCCGCAGCCGATGATCGTTTTGCCGGTCTTGGCAAGATGTCGCACCATCTCCAGCGCGATCGGCCGCACAGCGCTGCCGGATTGTCCGCCCTTGCCGTGCTTGGGATGATCTACCGGCATCGTGTTGGCGCAGACGAAACCGTCGAC encodes:
- a CDS encoding DUF2062 domain-containing protein; this encodes MSRRLFRKLLPRRSGQLSNTRIGRLVEKVMGPVLGNRRLWQLNRKSVARGVACGTFWAFIPLPIQTIGALMSSISLRGNIPVAMLFTWISNPITWVPIFYAGYRVGLAVTGQPEAIGLAAEIERLANEGVVEGTKGLFAYFADNLNRVIPLIIGCGMLGTLAAGTGYWGVKMLWRFGIVRRWKYRGHHVQCPHCRHLVLGGDDQPTVDVKLCPACQKQIPLYRRIGLGLGALHRKFHPGDPRVALQSLAARARKSFPKSSSSASDKTAPHSPS
- a CDS encoding hexose kinase, with translation MFLTLGTTPTVQRTMTFDRVRPGGVLRARSVHDFASGKSINVARVLHTLGESVRCLGFVGGERGRMIRRDLDTAGIEHAFIEVTPQTRLCVTVVDREQRRATEFIEEPADVTERDGAALLDTLLHMPGGCSALLLSGSLAGGVADDFYGRCLEAAPGVTSIVDGRGEPLLACLPQRPTVVKLNVEELGLTFRRGMESQSALRSAMVEVCALGARWCIVTRGSGGAAVTDGEAFWDVSSARVETVSGVGSGDAFAAGLAVRMAAGDDVPTACRTASACGAANAACPDAGHLDPTLVDQLIDEIRVRPAR